The following proteins come from a genomic window of Sorghum bicolor cultivar BTx623 chromosome 3, Sorghum_bicolor_NCBIv3, whole genome shotgun sequence:
- the LOC8068027 gene encoding splicing factor SF3a60 homolog — MASTVLEATRAAHEDLERLERLAVRELQRDPANPRDRLFQSHRVRHMLDLVVSTSGKLVEIYEDKDNARKDEINTHLTAPTQSGLFSKYYERLKEIREYHRRNPSARFVSTTDDYEELLKEEPIIEFTGEESFGRYLDLHELYNEFINSKFGTPMEYSAYVGCFSQTDKISHSHKATRQYREYLEHILEYLTSFLYRTEPLQDIDKIFLKLESEFEERWANGEIPGWGNKGAEKESEIDLDYYSTVEELVELGPEKLKQALAARGLKSGGTVQQRADRLFLLKLTPLEQLDRKHFAKVPHTKDGSNTASNGNTLKDDMKKEIALMEVKMKRLCELLDEAFVRTKENAEKKLTLTYEEMEAEREEEEVQADSESDDEEQQIYNPLKLPMGWDGKPIPYWLYKLHGLGQEFKCEICGNHSYWGRRAYERHFKEWRHQHGMRCLGIPNTKNFNEITSIDEAKALWEKIQARQGVNKWRPDLEEEYEDQEGNIYNKKTYTDLQRQGLI; from the exons ATGGCGTCAACGGTGCTGGAGGCGACGCGGGCGGCCCATGAGGACCTGGAGAGGCTGGAGCGGCTCGCGGTGCGCGAGCTGCAAAGGGATCCCGCTAACCCGCGCGACCGCCTCTTTCAGTCTCACCGCGTCCGCCATATGCTCGACCTCGTCGTCTCCACCTCCGGCAAGCTC GTGGAAATCTACGAGGACAAGGACAATGCTAGGAAGGATGAGATCAATACTCATCTTACTGCGCCCACGCAAAGTGGACTGTTTAGCAAGTACTATGAAAGGCTCAAAGag ATCCGTGAATATCATCGGCGGAACCCATCTGCCCGTTTTGTCAGTACAACTGATGACTATGAAGAGCTTCTAAAGGAGGAACCAATTATTGAATTCACTGGCGAG GAATCTTTTGGTCGTTACCTTGACTTGCATGAGCTTTATAATGAGTTCATAAATTCCAAGTTTGGAACGCCAATGGAATACTCGGCTTATGTTGGCTGTTTCTCCCAGACGGACAAGATCTCACATAGTCATAAAGCTACCAG ACAATACAGAGAATACTTGGAACACATTTTGGAATATCTGACGTCATTTCTGTATCGCACAGAACCATTGCAAGACATTGATAAGATTTTTTTAAAG CTGGAGAGTGAATTCGAGGAACGATGGGCCAATGGAGAAATACCTGGATGGGGAAATAAAGGCGCAGAAAAAGAGTCTGAAATAGATCTTGATTACTACAGCACAGTTGAAGAACTTGTTGAGCTTGGCCCAGAAAAATTAAAACAG GCTTTAGCTGCTCGAGGTTTGAAGAGTGGTGGTACTGTTCAACAGCGTGCGGATCGGCTTTTCTTGCTGAAG CTTACACCATTGGAGCAACTGGATAGGAAGCATTTTGCCAAAGTTCCACATACTAAAGATGGCTCAAACACAGCTTCTAATGGCAACACTTTGAAGGATGATATGAAGAAAGAAATTGCATTGATGGAAGTAAAGATGAAGCGTCTTTGTGAGCTGCTAGATGAG GCCTTTGTGAGGACAAAGGAAAATGCGGAGAAGAAGCTTACTTTGACGTATGAAGAGATGGAAGCAGAACGGGAGGAG GAGGAGGTGCAAGCTGACTctgagagtgatgatgaagagCAACAAATCTACAATCCTCTCAAGTTGCCAATGGGTTGGGATGGCAAGCCTATCCCCTATTGGCTGTACAAGCTACATGGCCTTGGGCAG GAATTCAAGTGTGAGATATGTGGAAACCATAGCTATTGGGGGCGAAGGGCTTATGAGCGTCATTTCAAGGAATGGCGTCATCAGCATGGGATGCGATGCCTTGGCATTCCCAATACTAAGAATTTCAATGAAATTACATCCATCGAT GAAGCGAAAGCGCTCTGGGAGAAAATTCAAGCACGACAAGGGGTGAACAAGTGGCGGCCAGACCTAGAGGAAGAGTACGAGGATCAAGAAGGCAACATCTACAACAAGAAGACATACACTGACCTGCAGCGTCAAGGCCTGATCTAG